A window of the Helianthus annuus cultivar XRQ/B chromosome 4, HanXRQr2.0-SUNRISE, whole genome shotgun sequence genome harbors these coding sequences:
- the LOC110933354 gene encoding putative uncharacterized protein DDB_G0279653 has translation MRNSGRTSPLVFEPEIEWVVRRTLANRLEATLVSNPLNTNSPPTPSFGLIQMDPQNSNQPNNKTEHQFQYQDYPRPNQNVQNDRPASGNNSRPPTPQFQTRTQNQNNNQRTPTPPSQNQDCQSPLPHSLNNQNVNPNRGVNQNRGIPKNEAQFLNLDDLRNNIPDEESYSVPGYQSPEHVSVHSGYSNNGGNYNERLEDEVWGDDNAGNLYNARGFEYKDIGYQNANYVGNNEYYKYDYARNDGYGNNHQPQNNQRNRDDGNYNNNNNANRNRIPQFVGGEHTSVL, from the exons CTGGGAGGACCTCACCGTTAGTGTTCGAACCGGAAATCGAGTGGGTCGTACGAAGAACCCTAGCCAACCGGTTAGAGGCAACCCTTGTCTCTAATCCACTCAATACCAACTCACCACCTACACCATCTTTTGGGCTCATtcaaatggatcctcaaaactcTAACCAGCCCAACAACAAAACCGAACACCAATTTCAATACCAAGATTACCCTCGCCCGAACCAAAATGTTCAAAATGATCGTCCGGCAAGTGGTAACAATTCAAGACCACCAACACCACAATTCCAAACTCGTACCCAAAACCAAAACAACAATCAACGTACACCCACGCCTCCATCTCAAAACCAAGATTGCCAAAGCCCATTACCACACAGTCTCAATAACCAAAATGTTAATCCCAACCGTGGGGTTAACCAAAATCGTGGCATTCCCAAGAACGAAGCTCAATTTCTCAATCTCGACGATTTGAGAAACAATATTCCTGATGAAGAATCGTATAGCGTTCCTGGTTATCAATCACCGGAACATGTGAGTGTTCATTCAGGATACTCGAACAATGGAGGGAATTATAACGAGAGGTTGGAAGACGAAGTATGGGGTGACGATAATGCGGGGAATTTATACAATGCTCGGGGATTTGAGTATAAAGATATTGGCTACCAAAATGCCAATTATGTGGGGAACAATGAGTATTACAAGTACGATTATGCCCGCAATGATGGTTATGGCAATAACCATCAACCACAAAACAACCAACGGAACCGGGATGATGGAAattacaataacaacaacaatgccaaCCGTAACCGGATTCCACAATTCGTGGGCGGAg AACATACCTCGGTCTTGTGA
- the LOC110933355 gene encoding uncharacterized protein LOC110933355 — MAPYELLYGRKCRTPICWGEVGQRELAPSDLISVTNEKIELIRARLKAAQDRQKAYADKRRRPIEFQVGDYVLLEVSPWKGIICFRKRGKLGPRYIGPFKILARVGRVAYRLELPSSLDGIHNTFHVSKLRKCLADDTTLVPLDDIELDEGLNYVERPIAIKDYKVKNLRNKAVRQVLVQWQHRKGSDFTWEAEDEMRKHYPFLFACNT, encoded by the exons atggcaccttacgAACTGCTTTACGGGAGGAAATGTAGAACTCCAatatgttggggtgaagtggggcAAAGGGAGCTTGCACCAAGTGATTTAATATCAGTAACAAATGAAAAGATTGAATTGATTAGAGCTCGACTGAAAGCAGCCCAGGATCGACAAAAAGCTTATGCAGACAAAAGAAGGCGTCCTATTGAATTTCAGGTCGGAGATTATGTTCTATTGGAAGTGTCGCCATGGAAGGGCATAATCTGTTTCCGTAAACGGGGTAAGTTAGGCCCACGATATATTGGACCGTTTAAGATCTTAGCTCGAGTTGGAAGGGTTGCATATCGATTAGAGTTACCGTCCTCACTAGACGGAATTCACAATACCTTCCACGTGTCAAAGTTGAGAAAGTGTCTTGCAGATGATACAACATTAGTACCTCTCGATGACATCGAGTTGGACGAGGGGTTGAATTATGTCGAAAGACCAATAGCCATTAAAGACTACAAGGTAAAGAATCTCCGCAACAAAGCTGTTAGACAAGTGTTGGTTCAATGGCAGCACAGAAAGGGTTCAGATTTTACATGGGAAGCGGAAGATGAAATGAGGAAGCACTATCCGTTTCTTTTTG CTTGTAATACCTGA